From the genome of Hydrogenophilus thermoluteolus, one region includes:
- a CDS encoding BolA family protein — protein sequence MIDASVIQARIQAAIPDAIVEVVSDDNVHFTALVVSSAFEGKRRVAQHQLVYRAIGPELGNEIHALQLTTLTPAECQAQNADSE from the coding sequence ATGATCGACGCGTCCGTGATCCAAGCGCGCATTCAGGCGGCGATACCTGATGCGATCGTCGAGGTGGTGAGCGACGACAACGTCCATTTCACCGCGCTCGTGGTTTCCTCGGCATTCGAAGGCAAACGGCGCGTGGCGCAACACCAGTTGGTCTATCGGGCGATCGGTCCCGAACTGGGGAACGAGATCCACGCGCTGCAATTGACCACGTTGACCCCGGCGGAGTGTCAGGCGCAAAACGCTGATTCGGAGTGA
- a CDS encoding methyltransferase domain-containing protein, whose product MAKRAQMPPSAATREPPAAPKARVRAAFGRRASHTAHHDVAQRKIAATLFAALDAAIAAAEAPLPQTPWLLDAGCGVGRDLPHLKARFPHHRLLALDAAPALLATLPPELATPIVGDLEQLPFPTQTLALYWSNCAWQWTTPALVVGELARTLAPNGWAALSIVLAGTFPELAAAFSELDEPAPLAPLADESTWRQAFACHPWRTLHGTHHTIPLFFATPQELLASIRGVGATATPKTPHRFDRTRPRRLAAALERLRGPHGIPLTYQILTILAQRP is encoded by the coding sequence ATGGCAAAGCGCGCACAAATGCCACCCAGTGCCGCAACACGTGAACCGCCCGCCGCCCCCAAAGCGCGCGTTCGCGCCGCGTTTGGGCGACGCGCGTCCCACACCGCGCACCACGACGTCGCGCAGCGCAAGATCGCCGCAACACTCTTTGCCGCGCTCGACGCCGCGATAGCCGCAGCCGAGGCCCCGTTGCCGCAAACGCCATGGTTGCTGGATGCGGGCTGTGGGGTGGGCCGTGACCTGCCGCACCTCAAAGCGCGTTTTCCCCACCATCGTCTCCTCGCGTTGGATGCGGCTCCGGCGCTGCTCGCGACCCTACCGCCCGAATTGGCCACCCCCATCGTGGGCGACCTCGAACAGCTCCCGTTCCCTACCCAAACGCTCGCGCTCTACTGGAGCAACTGCGCGTGGCAGTGGACGACACCGGCGCTGGTCGTTGGCGAACTCGCACGCACGCTGGCGCCGAACGGCTGGGCCGCACTCAGCATCGTGCTCGCCGGTACTTTTCCCGAACTCGCCGCCGCGTTTTCCGAATTGGACGAACCGGCACCGCTTGCACCATTAGCGGACGAATCGACCTGGCGGCAGGCATTTGCCTGTCATCCCTGGCGCACCCTCCACGGTACGCACCACACGATCCCCCTCTTCTTCGCCACGCCACAAGAACTCCTCGCCTCGATTCGTGGTGTTGGCGCAACGGCCACCCCGAAAACGCCCCACCGCTTCGACCGCACCCGACCGCGCCGCCTTGCCGCCGCGCTGGAACGGCTGCGTGGCCCCCACGGAATCCCCCTCACCTACCAAATCCTGACCATTTTGGCGCAACGACCATGA
- the bioD gene encoding dethiobiotin synthase gives MTATAYFVTGTDTEIGKTTVTAILLRQAAAEGKRAAGLKPIAAGVEASGANADVAALIAASNVPLPRDVVNPYCFAEPISPHLAAQHEGVTIDFAVIRRAVDTARTQCDLLFVEGVGGFHAPLSETTTVADLAVALNLPVLLVVGMRLGCLNHALLTVEAITARDLLFAGWIANQIDPEMAAFAENLATLQARLSAPCWGVVRYGAHALSHPVTP, from the coding sequence ATGACCGCAACCGCCTATTTCGTCACCGGCACCGACACCGAGATCGGCAAAACCACCGTAACCGCGATTTTGTTACGGCAAGCCGCCGCAGAAGGAAAGCGCGCTGCGGGACTCAAACCGATCGCAGCCGGGGTCGAAGCGTCCGGAGCGAATGCCGACGTCGCTGCGCTCATCGCCGCAAGCAACGTCCCGCTACCCCGCGACGTCGTCAACCCGTACTGCTTCGCCGAACCGATCTCGCCGCACCTCGCGGCGCAACACGAAGGGGTCACGATCGACTTCGCGGTCATTCGCCGCGCCGTGGACACCGCCCGAACCCAGTGCGACCTCCTCTTCGTCGAAGGGGTGGGGGGTTTTCACGCGCCACTCTCAGAAACCACGACGGTTGCCGATCTGGCGGTTGCGCTCAACCTTCCCGTGCTTTTGGTGGTCGGGATGCGCCTGGGCTGCCTCAACCACGCGCTGCTCACCGTCGAGGCGATCACCGCGCGCGACCTTCTTTTTGCCGGTTGGATCGCCAACCAGATCGACCCCGAAATGGCTGCGTTCGCAGAAAACCTAGCGACACTGCAAGCGCGCCTCTCGGCACCGTGTTGGGGCGTCGTTCGCTATGGCGCCCACGCATTGAGCCACCCCGTTACACCTTAG
- the hisG gene encoding ATP phosphoribosyltransferase, whose translation METITLALSKGRIFEETVPLLAAAGITPTCDPEASRQLIISTNLPHVRLLIVRATDVPTYVQYGGADLGIAGKDVLLEHGGEGLYQLLDLGIARCRLCVAVPRTFDYAQAVRLGSRIRVATKYLKSARAHFAAKGVHVDLIKLYGSMELAPLVGLADAIVDLVSTGATLRANGLVEVETIAAISSRLVVNQAALKVKRALLQPLIDVFEEKSRDRIAQ comes from the coding sequence ATGGAAACGATTACCCTGGCCCTATCGAAAGGGCGCATTTTCGAAGAGACGGTGCCGCTGTTGGCCGCAGCGGGTATCACCCCTACCTGTGATCCCGAAGCGTCGCGCCAGCTCATCATCTCTACGAATTTGCCGCACGTGCGGCTCTTGATCGTCCGCGCTACCGACGTTCCTACGTACGTCCAGTACGGTGGCGCCGATCTGGGCATTGCCGGCAAGGATGTGCTGCTGGAACACGGTGGGGAGGGGCTCTACCAACTGCTGGACCTCGGCATCGCCCGTTGCCGGCTCTGTGTCGCGGTGCCGCGCACGTTCGATTATGCGCAGGCGGTTCGGTTGGGCAGTCGCATCCGCGTCGCGACGAAATACCTCAAGAGCGCCCGTGCCCACTTCGCCGCGAAAGGGGTGCATGTCGACCTGATCAAACTCTACGGCTCGATGGAACTGGCGCCACTCGTGGGCCTGGCGGATGCGATCGTCGATCTCGTGTCCACGGGCGCTACGCTGCGCGCCAATGGTCTCGTCGAAGTGGAGACCATCGCGGCGATTTCGAGCCGCCTGGTGGTCAATCAGGCGGCACTCAAAGTGAAACGTGCGCTCCTGCAGCCGCTGATCGACGTTTTCGAGGAGAAGAGCCGTGACCGAATCGCCCAATGA
- the murA gene encoding UDP-N-acetylglucosamine 1-carboxyvinyltransferase → MAKLRIVGGKRLQGEIACSGAKNAVLPMLCAALLTAEPVTITGVPALNDVETLLKLLARIGVTVSREGDTVTLCAATIAAPVAPYELVKTMRASILVLGPLLARVGEAEVSLPGGCAIGARPVDQHLKGLAAMGAKVHVVHGNIHARAARLTGARIVPDVVTVTGTENLLMAAVLADGVTVIENAAREPEVADLANLLVAMGARISGIGSDTLVVEGVERLHGATYRVMSDRIEAGTYLCAAAITGGEIVLRDAPVAALDAVVAKLREAGCAIRCGENWIALTAPARLKAVDIRTAPYPGFPTDMQAQFMALDTVAQGSGVIRETIFENRFMHAVELQRLGANIHIDGATAVVTGVDRLEGAEVMATDLRASAGLVVAGLVAEGETVIDRIYHLDRGYERLETKLRALGAKVARLTEDGGEIG, encoded by the coding sequence GTGGCGAAATTGCGCATTGTCGGGGGCAAGCGTCTGCAGGGCGAAATCGCCTGTTCTGGCGCGAAGAATGCGGTGTTACCGATGCTCTGTGCCGCGCTGCTCACCGCTGAGCCGGTGACGATCACCGGGGTTCCTGCGCTCAACGATGTCGAAACGCTTTTGAAGCTGCTGGCGCGGATCGGAGTCACCGTGTCGCGCGAAGGGGACACCGTGACCTTGTGCGCCGCCACCATCGCCGCACCGGTGGCACCCTACGAGCTGGTGAAGACGATGCGCGCGTCGATCCTGGTGCTTGGGCCGCTCCTTGCGCGCGTGGGCGAAGCTGAAGTGAGTCTGCCCGGCGGCTGCGCGATCGGTGCGCGCCCGGTCGATCAGCACCTGAAGGGTCTTGCTGCGATGGGCGCAAAGGTGCATGTGGTGCACGGCAATATCCATGCCCGCGCGGCGCGCCTAACTGGGGCGAGGATCGTACCCGACGTGGTCACCGTGACCGGTACGGAAAACCTCTTGATGGCTGCGGTGCTCGCTGACGGCGTCACGGTGATCGAGAACGCGGCGCGCGAACCGGAAGTCGCCGACTTGGCAAACCTCTTGGTGGCGATGGGCGCGAGGATTTCGGGGATTGGCAGTGACACCTTGGTGGTCGAAGGGGTCGAACGGCTACACGGCGCAACCTACCGGGTGATGAGCGATCGCATCGAGGCGGGAACCTACCTCTGTGCCGCGGCGATCACGGGGGGGGAGATTGTGCTCCGCGACGCGCCCGTTGCGGCGCTCGATGCCGTGGTCGCGAAGCTGCGCGAAGCGGGGTGCGCGATTCGCTGTGGCGAGAACTGGATTGCGCTCACTGCGCCCGCGCGACTCAAAGCAGTCGATATCCGCACTGCCCCGTACCCGGGTTTTCCTACCGACATGCAAGCGCAATTCATGGCGCTCGACACGGTGGCGCAGGGTAGCGGGGTGATTCGCGAAACGATTTTCGAAAACCGCTTCATGCACGCGGTGGAGTTGCAACGCCTTGGCGCGAACATCCATATCGACGGGGCCACCGCGGTCGTCACAGGCGTCGACCGCCTGGAAGGGGCCGAGGTGATGGCAACCGATCTGCGCGCTTCGGCGGGGCTGGTGGTTGCTGGGCTAGTCGCCGAAGGAGAGACGGTGATCGACCGCATCTACCATCTTGACCGTGGTTACGAGCGGCTCGAAACGAAACTGCGGGCGTTGGGTGCCAAGGTCGCGCGTTTGACCGAGGATGGCGGCGAAATCGGCTAA
- a CDS encoding chromate transporter, translating into MNDSAPEHEPTSRPQSLVELFVTFTVLALQGFGGVLAVAQRELVDRKRWLRREAFLELYSVAQVLPGPNVVNLALMLGDRFFGWPGALAALAGMLTAPIAIVLTLAASYQQFADLPMVAGALRGMGAVAAGLMIAMAIKLIAALRRNPLGRGVTLLLVGVTVALVAVWHVPLVWVVLFVGGTGWGIAFCQLARQETGKNRE; encoded by the coding sequence ATGAACGATTCGGCACCCGAACACGAACCCACTTCCCGACCGCAATCGTTGGTTGAGTTGTTTGTGACGTTCACCGTCCTGGCGCTCCAAGGTTTCGGTGGTGTTCTGGCCGTTGCGCAGCGGGAGTTGGTGGATCGCAAGCGCTGGTTACGCCGCGAGGCGTTCCTCGAGCTCTATTCGGTTGCCCAAGTGCTGCCCGGGCCGAACGTCGTCAATCTGGCGTTGATGCTTGGTGATCGTTTCTTCGGTTGGCCAGGCGCGCTCGCGGCGCTTGCCGGGATGTTGACCGCGCCAATCGCCATCGTTTTGACCCTTGCCGCCAGCTACCAGCAGTTTGCCGATTTGCCCATGGTGGCGGGCGCACTGCGCGGTATGGGAGCGGTCGCGGCAGGCTTGATGATCGCGATGGCGATCAAGCTCATTGCCGCATTACGCCGAAACCCATTGGGTCGCGGTGTGACGTTGCTTTTGGTCGGGGTCACGGTGGCGCTGGTGGCGGTGTGGCACGTGCCTCTGGTTTGGGTCGTGCTCTTCGTTGGCGGAACCGGATGGGGGATTGCGTTTTGCCAGCTCGCGCGCCAAGAAACGGGGAAGAATCGAGAGTGA
- the ggt gene encoding gamma-glutamyltransferase, with amino-acid sequence MAPRRIARWWCAFALLLCTAGVAFAGGAKGSETIAPEGAAGRQLRPSASADRAIAVTAHPLATEAALEMLRRGGSAVDAAIAAQLVLNVVEPQSSGIGGGGFLLFFDPSTEQVHAYDGRETAPLASRADRFLDADGKPLPFFAAVDSGLSVGVPGLLRMLEAAHRAHGNLPWAELFAPAIRIAREGFAISPRLHALIARNVERIRARGETVSRLFLTAEGDPKPVGARLKNPELAATLEAIATHGADAFYHGAIARAIVTRIAQDPRPGLMTENDLAAYRSVVRQAVCATYRARFRICGMPPPSSGGVTVLQTLKLLERFDLAALSPDSPEAIHLVSEAYRLAFADRERYVADPDFVAVPVRGLLDSGYLAERAQLIDRERTLGTPVAGQPPGVTDETVWGRGETVPFPSTTHLSIIDGAGRAVALTSSIEHAFGSLLMVEGFLLNNQLTDFAFRPVDENGRPVANRVAGGKRPRSSMAPTMVFDANTGDLLAVLGSPGGSAIIHYVTQTLIGLIDWRLPLSDAIEQPHFGAQRSATTWVEAGTVLDTPEVAAALTAKGHQVRAREMASGIHAIVRTAPLRDGTPAPLANGLRGGRWLGAADSRREGVAAGF; translated from the coding sequence GTGGCACCGCGCCGCATTGCGCGGTGGTGGTGCGCCTTTGCACTGTTGCTCTGCACCGCCGGGGTTGCGTTCGCAGGCGGTGCGAAAGGTTCCGAAACGATCGCGCCCGAAGGGGCAGCCGGGCGGCAGCTTCGTCCGTCTGCCAGTGCCGATCGTGCCATCGCGGTGACCGCGCACCCGTTGGCGACCGAGGCCGCACTTGAAATGCTGCGTCGCGGGGGGAGTGCGGTAGACGCAGCCATCGCGGCACAGCTCGTCTTGAACGTCGTCGAACCGCAATCCTCGGGAATCGGCGGCGGCGGTTTTCTCCTCTTTTTCGATCCGAGCACGGAGCAGGTGCACGCCTACGACGGGCGGGAGACCGCACCGCTCGCAAGCCGCGCCGATCGGTTTCTGGATGCGGACGGCAAGCCGCTTCCCTTTTTCGCTGCGGTGGATAGCGGCTTGTCGGTTGGGGTACCCGGATTGCTGCGGATGCTCGAAGCGGCGCACCGCGCGCACGGGAATTTGCCCTGGGCCGAACTCTTTGCGCCTGCGATACGCATCGCCCGGGAGGGATTTGCGATCTCGCCGCGCCTGCATGCGCTGATCGCCCGCAACGTCGAGCGTATTCGCGCCCGCGGCGAAACGGTCTCTCGTCTCTTTTTGACCGCAGAAGGCGATCCGAAGCCGGTGGGTGCCCGGCTGAAGAATCCGGAGCTCGCGGCAACGCTCGAAGCGATCGCAACGCACGGCGCGGATGCGTTCTACCACGGGGCGATTGCGCGCGCGATCGTCACCCGCATCGCCCAAGACCCGCGCCCGGGACTGATGACCGAAAATGACTTGGCAGCGTATCGCAGTGTGGTGCGCCAAGCGGTTTGCGCCACCTACCGCGCGCGCTTTCGGATCTGCGGCATGCCGCCGCCCAGCTCCGGCGGCGTTACGGTGTTGCAAACGTTGAAACTGCTGGAGCGGTTCGATCTGGCTGCGTTGTCGCCCGATTCTCCCGAGGCGATCCATTTGGTCAGCGAAGCGTACCGCTTGGCGTTCGCCGACCGCGAACGGTACGTGGCCGATCCCGATTTCGTCGCGGTGCCCGTCCGGGGGCTACTCGATTCGGGCTATTTGGCAGAACGGGCGCAGTTGATCGATCGCGAGCGCACGCTCGGTACCCCTGTCGCCGGACAGCCGCCGGGAGTGACGGACGAAACGGTGTGGGGAAGAGGAGAAACGGTGCCGTTTCCGTCGACCACCCACCTGTCGATCATCGATGGCGCCGGACGGGCGGTGGCGCTCACCAGTTCGATCGAACACGCGTTCGGCAGCCTGCTGATGGTCGAAGGGTTTTTGCTCAACAACCAACTCACCGATTTTGCGTTTCGTCCTGTCGACGAAAACGGGCGGCCGGTGGCGAACCGCGTCGCAGGCGGCAAGCGCCCGCGCAGTTCGATGGCCCCGACGATGGTATTCGATGCCAACACCGGCGATCTGCTCGCGGTGCTGGGGTCACCGGGAGGTAGCGCGATCATCCACTACGTGACGCAGACGCTCATCGGCCTCATCGACTGGCGTCTGCCGCTTTCCGACGCGATCGAACAGCCGCACTTCGGCGCGCAGCGCAGCGCCACCACCTGGGTGGAAGCAGGCACGGTGCTCGATACGCCTGAGGTAGCCGCGGCGCTCACCGCGAAAGGGCATCAGGTGCGGGCGCGCGAGATGGCGAGCGGCATTCACGCGATCGTTCGCACGGCGCCACTGCGCGACGGCACGCCTGCCCCATTGGCGAATGGGCTTAGGGGAGGGCGCTGGCTGGGGGCGGCCGATTCGCGGCGCGAAGGGGTAGCGGCGGGGTTTTAG
- a CDS encoding chromate transporter, giving the protein MNGLSAADLFDLVSHFLLLSLLSIGGAMSAAPEMHRYFVVERGWLDETGFVTSIALAQAAPGPNVTFVAVVGYQIAGLVGALAALCGILLPSTLLSLRVSRWLRTHRTSVGVQAFTVGLAPMTVGLLLATSWVLLKPFLDGAETVPWGPILLIAVTVWCMLRTRLAPIWLILMGGLVGALGYG; this is encoded by the coding sequence GTGAATGGACTCTCAGCGGCAGATCTCTTCGACCTGGTCAGCCATTTTTTGTTGCTTTCGCTGCTTTCGATCGGGGGCGCGATGTCTGCAGCGCCGGAGATGCACCGCTATTTCGTCGTCGAGCGCGGCTGGCTCGACGAGACCGGGTTCGTGACCTCGATCGCGTTGGCGCAAGCCGCGCCAGGCCCGAACGTCACGTTCGTTGCTGTGGTCGGATATCAGATCGCTGGGCTCGTGGGTGCGCTCGCCGCATTGTGCGGCATTTTGCTGCCCTCGACACTGCTTTCCTTGCGGGTCAGCCGTTGGCTGCGCACCCACCGAACGTCCGTGGGGGTACAAGCCTTCACCGTAGGTTTGGCGCCGATGACCGTGGGGCTTCTTCTGGCTACCAGTTGGGTGTTACTCAAACCCTTCCTGGATGGCGCAGAAACGGTTCCATGGGGTCCAATCCTTCTGATTGCCGTGACGGTTTGGTGCATGCTCCGCACCCGACTGGCCCCGATCTGGTTGATTTTGATGGGCGGGTTGGTCGGTGCGTTGGGTTATGGGTGA
- a CDS encoding DUF3782 domain-containing protein: MTTATEISWDDLKAMILGLAEQSKETDRRMQETDRRIRALERQLGRLGNRLGQFVQDMVEPAVVRLFQEQGIPVHRVMPNVRARDDAGQTVMEIDLLVINGDHAIAVECKSRLTTDDVDEHLERLACFKAAFPEFADKLLHGAVAAMGAPDEVVRYAEKQGLYVLVQADDDVVVCNQPGFTPRTW, encoded by the coding sequence ATGACGACCGCCACCGAAATCTCTTGGGACGACCTCAAAGCGATGATTCTGGGCCTTGCCGAACAGAGCAAGGAGACCGATCGCCGCATGCAAGAGACCGACCGCCGAATCCGCGCGCTCGAACGCCAGTTGGGGCGTCTGGGGAACCGCCTGGGCCAGTTCGTGCAGGACATGGTCGAGCCCGCGGTGGTGCGCCTCTTTCAAGAGCAGGGCATTCCCGTGCATCGGGTGATGCCCAACGTGCGCGCGCGTGACGACGCGGGCCAGACCGTGATGGAGATCGACCTTTTGGTGATCAACGGCGACCACGCGATTGCCGTGGAGTGCAAAAGCCGCTTGACCACCGACGACGTCGACGAACACCTGGAGCGCCTTGCCTGCTTCAAAGCGGCGTTTCCCGAATTCGCCGACAAACTCCTGCACGGGGCGGTGGCGGCGATGGGCGCGCCGGATGAGGTGGTGCGCTACGCCGAAAAACAAGGGCTTTACGTGCTCGTTCAGGCCGACGACGACGTGGTGGTGTGCAACCAGCCGGGTTTTACGCCGCGGACGTGGTGA
- the hisD gene encoding histidinol dehydrogenase, whose amino-acid sequence MTESPNEFVVPEVRRLDATQADFLATLDVLLTLESDTDRAIVERVDEIVRAVRATGDAAVLEYTRRFDGLDALAMVELELPRTEWEAAWRALSDAQRAALEVAAERIRRYHERQKAEGWMVEEADGTRLGLKVTPLDRVGLYVPGGRAAYPSSVLMNAIPAKVAGVSELIMVTPTPHGERNPLVLAAAYLAGVDRVFTIGGAQAVAALAYGTQTIPQVDKIVGPGNAYVAEAKRRVFGVVGIDMIAGPSEVLILNDGSGNPDWVAMDLFAQAEHDELAQAILVSTDRAFLERVQESIARLLPQQPRRAIIAQSLANRGALIYAPNRAAAIAIANRVAPEHLELAVEDPEAWEPEIRHAGAIFLGHWSVEAFGDYCAGPNHVLPTMRSARFSSPLGVWDFQKRTSLLAVSREGAAKLAPIAGLLADGEGLAAHAASARFRG is encoded by the coding sequence GTGACCGAATCGCCCAATGAGTTCGTCGTACCCGAGGTGCGTCGGCTCGACGCGACCCAAGCCGATTTTCTTGCGACGCTCGACGTGCTGCTCACGCTGGAGAGCGACACCGATCGTGCGATCGTCGAGCGGGTCGACGAGATCGTGCGCGCGGTGCGTGCCACCGGGGATGCCGCCGTGCTCGAATACACCCGCCGCTTCGACGGGCTTGACGCGCTCGCGATGGTTGAACTCGAGCTGCCACGTACCGAATGGGAAGCGGCATGGCGCGCGTTGAGCGACGCGCAGCGGGCGGCGCTCGAAGTGGCCGCGGAACGGATACGCCGCTACCACGAACGGCAGAAAGCCGAAGGGTGGATGGTCGAAGAGGCCGACGGAACGCGCTTGGGGCTCAAGGTGACACCGCTCGACCGCGTCGGGCTCTACGTGCCGGGTGGACGCGCCGCGTACCCGAGTTCGGTATTGATGAACGCGATTCCGGCGAAAGTGGCTGGTGTTTCCGAATTGATCATGGTGACCCCCACGCCGCACGGCGAACGCAACCCGCTCGTGCTCGCCGCAGCCTATCTCGCCGGGGTCGATCGGGTCTTTACGATCGGCGGGGCGCAGGCGGTCGCGGCGCTCGCGTACGGCACGCAGACGATCCCGCAGGTCGACAAGATCGTCGGCCCAGGAAACGCCTATGTTGCCGAAGCGAAACGGCGCGTTTTCGGGGTGGTGGGGATCGATATGATCGCCGGGCCGTCGGAGGTGTTGATCCTGAACGATGGTTCCGGCAACCCCGACTGGGTGGCGATGGACCTCTTCGCCCAAGCCGAACACGACGAACTCGCGCAAGCCATTTTGGTGAGCACCGATCGCGCGTTCCTTGAGCGCGTTCAGGAATCGATCGCGCGGTTGTTGCCCCAGCAACCGCGCCGGGCGATCATCGCGCAGTCGCTCGCGAATCGCGGCGCATTGATCTACGCGCCCAACCGTGCTGCCGCGATTGCGATCGCCAACCGGGTGGCGCCAGAACACCTCGAACTCGCCGTCGAAGACCCCGAAGCCTGGGAACCGGAGATCCGCCACGCCGGCGCGATCTTCCTCGGCCATTGGTCGGTGGAAGCGTTCGGGGATTACTGCGCGGGGCCCAACCACGTACTGCCGACGATGCGCAGCGCTCGTTTTTCCTCACCCTTGGGCGTTTGGGACTTTCAAAAACGCACCAGTCTCCTTGCAGTCTCGCGCGAAGGAGCCGCGAAGCTCGCGCCGATCGCCGGGTTGCTCGCCGACGGGGAAGGGCTTGCCGCGCACGCCGCATCGGCGCGGTTCCGGGGCTAA
- a CDS encoding ATP-binding cassette domain-containing protein, with the protein MIQLRSLTFSRTDKRLVENATLQIHAGWKVGVTGANGCGKSTLFALLHGDHHPDHGDLEWPVTWRIAHVAQETPAVDTPAIEYVLDGNTELRRLERALAETERAHDGIRIAELHEALAAIDGYAARARAAEILDGLGFSPAAQQRPVATFSGGWRMRLNLARALAADAELLLLDEPTNHLDLDAVLWLETWLQRSPATLLVISHDRELLDTVATHILSFENGTLRLYTGNFTTFERTRAEQLAHQQALYEKQQREIAHLRAFVERFRAKATKARQAQSRLKALARMELIEAAHVDSPFTFRFLPPEGTSDPLLTLEAAAVGYDGKPLLTDIDLTIRPDTQLALLGPNGAGKSTLIKLLAGELPLLAGKRTEGRKLKIGYFAQHQMERLRPHETPLQHLIRLEPTTPEQELRDFLGRFDFRGTAADTPCRAFSGGEKARLALALLLRTRPNLLLLDEPTNHLDLEMRDALTRALQEAEVAVVLVSHDRYLLRATADTFVLVADGRVAPFDGDLDDYANWLAQRRQTHRAPTVADRSAKAQRIADRAAQKAAQAEQRRLEKAAAKWEAEIETLTAALHAVEARLADPALYSDRAAADAVAREADALRAQIAEAETQWLEAQTALEALTLASE; encoded by the coding sequence ATGATCCAATTGCGATCGCTCACCTTCAGCCGCACCGACAAGCGCCTGGTGGAAAACGCCACATTGCAAATCCACGCGGGTTGGAAAGTCGGCGTCACCGGCGCCAACGGCTGTGGCAAATCGACGCTGTTTGCGCTGCTGCACGGTGACCACCACCCCGACCACGGTGACCTGGAGTGGCCAGTCACCTGGCGGATTGCGCACGTCGCCCAGGAAACCCCTGCCGTTGACACCCCGGCTATCGAATATGTCTTGGATGGCAACACCGAATTGCGTCGCCTCGAACGTGCGCTCGCGGAAACGGAACGCGCACACGACGGCATCCGCATCGCCGAGCTCCACGAAGCGCTCGCCGCGATCGACGGCTACGCCGCGCGCGCCCGCGCCGCGGAGATCCTCGACGGGCTCGGTTTTTCACCCGCAGCGCAGCAGCGCCCCGTCGCCACCTTTTCCGGCGGATGGCGGATGCGCCTCAACCTGGCCCGGGCTCTTGCCGCAGACGCGGAGTTGCTCCTTCTCGACGAACCGACGAACCACCTCGACCTCGACGCCGTGTTGTGGCTGGAAACGTGGCTGCAGCGCTCGCCCGCCACGCTTCTCGTGATTTCGCACGACCGCGAACTCCTCGATACGGTCGCGACCCACATCCTCAGCTTCGAAAACGGCACCCTTCGCCTCTACACCGGCAACTTCACCACGTTCGAACGCACGCGCGCCGAACAGTTGGCCCACCAGCAAGCCCTGTACGAAAAACAGCAGCGCGAAATCGCCCATTTGCGCGCATTCGTCGAACGCTTTCGCGCCAAAGCCACCAAAGCGCGGCAAGCGCAAAGCCGCTTGAAGGCGCTTGCCCGCATGGAACTGATCGAGGCGGCGCACGTCGACTCCCCGTTCACCTTCCGTTTCCTCCCACCAGAGGGAACCTCCGACCCACTGCTCACGCTGGAAGCGGCCGCGGTCGGCTACGACGGGAAACCGCTACTGACCGATATCGACCTCACGATCCGCCCCGATACCCAGCTTGCGCTGCTGGGCCCCAACGGTGCCGGAAAATCGACACTCATCAAACTCCTTGCTGGGGAACTGCCGCTCCTTGCGGGCAAGCGGACCGAAGGGCGAAAACTCAAGATCGGCTATTTTGCGCAGCACCAAATGGAACGGCTGCGGCCACACGAAACGCCACTGCAGCACCTGATCCGCCTCGAACCGACGACGCCGGAACAAGAGTTGCGTGATTTTCTCGGCCGCTTCGATTTTCGCGGTACTGCAGCCGACACCCCCTGCCGCGCCTTTTCGGGTGGTGAAAAGGCGCGGTTGGCGCTCGCGTTGCTGTTACGTACGCGCCCGAACCTCCTCCTGCTCGACGAGCCCACGAACCACCTCGACCTCGAAATGCGCGACGCATTGACACGCGCCCTGCAAGAGGCCGAGGTCGCCGTCGTGCTGGTTTCGCACGACCGTTACCTGCTGCGCGCCACCGCCGACACCTTCGTACTGGTCGCCGACGGGCGGGTAGCGCCTTTCGACGGCGACCTCGACGACTACGCCAACTGGCTGGCGCAACGCCGTCAAACCCACCGCGCCCCGACCGTCGCAGACCGTTCGGCCAAAGCGCAACGCATCGCCGACCGCGCCGCGCAAAAAGCCGCACAAGCGGAGCAGCGGCGCTTGGAAAAAGCCGCAGCGAAATGGGAAGCAGAAATCGAAACACTAACCGCTGCGCTGCACGCAGTCGAAGCGCGGCTGGCCGATCCGGCACTTTACTCTGACCGCGCCGCTGCCGACGCCGTCGCCCGCGAAGCCGACGCGCTGCGCGCCCAAATCGCTGAGGCCGAAACCCAATGGCTCGAAGCGCAAACGGCATTGGAAGCACTCACCTTGGCGTCTGAATGA